A genomic window from Pseudomonas leptonychotis includes:
- a CDS encoding xanthine dehydrogenase family protein molybdopterin-binding subunit: MSTPELSRRAFLQGSVIAGIGISFAPLGSKAFAALFEDKVTAMPQPWYDASGKAVARIDGVSKACGAKVFARDIRAKDMPGWPQQQGHALLLKATRTEQLYQGFDLSLLSAELQPDRVVTASDLVKDGIAFPDGHHLDPLLPEGQVPMFIGHPVALLIWKDFERYRQAKNILKFNDKVIRYGATAPAFQSDPYGSFRFVRVGGTTPFDRDTFSSLKDSMLFPLIHNRKPAWGEGKVSGDLTEQGLYHAEQMQQQLQSPPDDWLVFDERFKTQSIEPCALEADNGNGWFDAATGTLHFVVATQCPFEVAEQTAHMLAPSRFGLQKLNMHPGYTVGYGSKDNNIFVFYAALAAIYGGGMPVRLANDRYEQFQSGIKRHPFDMHYQLAVNKQDHSFQIFRAHMDVDGGGRANYSSSVAAVGATAAQSIYYLPRSDLAATAYYSRGVEAGSMRGYGTLQTMAATEMMVDEVAERLSIDAIELRKKNVFQSGMKNTQGAIPAGALRLDEILDKAAQHEIWKNRVARKQRFDAEDPDNLYGVGFAICQKDFGTGSEAPMASLEFTADGRVSLRHIAIDMGTGMATSQALLVADYLGQPADEIKTGETEWPELALTTSGNPYIISQAEQDAALRNPRWVGKLASPSSATNSSYYSGHATREAARVLFIHGLWPAAMAIWSRGEHGGLANPYVVRRENAHWVDGKLTADGMPPIPFKLLAHKAHELGLVTGVSVHGFNRWSWAEGEFEINGQRERVPLDALAVKYGDGAEAAKKAQMSRNGFHLLDRVSINYPVTQLNNAMVTYYSPVATLVEIKVNKGSGEARVINHHSWLECGRVIVEELVLGQLEGGIAMGIGHALLEDMPLYEGGPGDGTWNFNRYQLPRAKDCAVWTQTAEILPPLSPSDPAKGIAEVVMIPVVGAIVNAVAHATGKRLRDLPLTPARIKEALHG; this comes from the coding sequence ATGTCCACTCCTGAGTTATCCCGTCGCGCCTTTCTGCAAGGCAGCGTTATCGCCGGTATCGGCATCAGCTTCGCGCCACTGGGCAGCAAGGCGTTTGCCGCCCTGTTCGAAGACAAGGTAACCGCCATGCCGCAGCCCTGGTACGACGCCAGCGGCAAGGCGGTGGCGCGTATCGATGGGGTGTCCAAAGCCTGTGGGGCCAAGGTGTTTGCCCGCGACATTCGCGCCAAGGACATGCCCGGCTGGCCGCAACAGCAAGGCCATGCCTTGTTGCTCAAGGCCACGCGCACCGAACAGCTCTATCAGGGCTTCGACCTGTCGCTGTTATCGGCCGAGTTGCAGCCGGATCGCGTGGTCACCGCCAGTGATCTGGTCAAGGATGGCATCGCCTTCCCGGATGGCCATCACCTCGATCCGCTGTTGCCAGAAGGGCAGGTGCCGATGTTTATCGGCCACCCGGTGGCGCTGCTGATCTGGAAGGATTTCGAGCGTTATCGTCAGGCCAAGAACATCCTCAAGTTCAATGACAAGGTGATCCGCTACGGTGCAACAGCGCCGGCGTTCCAGAGCGACCCTTACGGCAGCTTTCGCTTCGTGCGAGTCGGCGGCACTACGCCGTTCGACCGCGACACCTTCTCCAGCCTAAAAGACAGCATGCTGTTTCCGTTGATTCACAACCGCAAACCAGCTTGGGGTGAAGGTAAAGTCAGCGGCGATCTCACCGAGCAAGGGCTGTACCACGCCGAGCAGATGCAGCAGCAGTTGCAGAGCCCGCCGGATGACTGGCTGGTGTTCGACGAGCGTTTCAAAACCCAGTCCATCGAGCCGTGCGCGTTGGAGGCTGACAACGGCAATGGCTGGTTCGACGCCGCCACCGGCACCCTGCATTTCGTGGTCGCCACTCAGTGCCCGTTTGAAGTGGCCGAGCAGACCGCGCACATGCTCGCGCCGTCGCGTTTCGGCTTGCAGAAGCTGAACATGCACCCTGGCTACACCGTGGGTTACGGCTCCAAAGACAACAACATCTTCGTGTTCTACGCCGCCCTGGCTGCGATCTATGGCGGCGGCATGCCGGTGCGCTTGGCCAATGACCGTTATGAGCAGTTCCAGAGCGGCATCAAGCGTCACCCCTTCGACATGCACTATCAACTGGCGGTGAATAAGCAGGATCACAGCTTCCAGATATTCCGTGCGCACATGGATGTCGATGGCGGCGGGCGCGCCAACTACAGCTCCTCGGTGGCGGCGGTTGGCGCTACGGCCGCGCAGTCGATTTATTACCTGCCGCGCAGCGACCTGGCCGCCACCGCCTATTACTCGCGCGGCGTCGAGGCCGGCTCAATGCGCGGCTACGGCACGCTGCAAACCATGGCCGCCACCGAGATGATGGTGGATGAAGTGGCCGAGCGGCTGAGCATCGATGCCATCGAGTTGCGTAAGAAAAACGTGTTTCAGTCCGGCATGAAAAACACCCAGGGCGCGATCCCGGCTGGTGCGTTGCGCCTCGATGAAATTCTCGACAAGGCCGCCCAGCACGAAATCTGGAAGAACCGCGTGGCGCGTAAACAGCGCTTCGACGCCGAAGACCCAGATAACCTGTATGGCGTCGGTTTCGCCATCTGCCAGAAGGATTTCGGCACCGGTTCCGAAGCGCCGATGGCCAGCCTGGAATTCACAGCCGATGGCCGCGTCAGCCTGCGCCATATTGCCATCGACATGGGCACCGGCATGGCCACCTCGCAAGCCTTGCTGGTCGCCGATTACCTAGGCCAGCCCGCCGATGAAATCAAGACCGGTGAAACCGAATGGCCTGAGTTGGCGCTGACCACCAGCGGCAACCCTTACATCATCAGTCAGGCCGAACAGGATGCCGCACTACGCAACCCGCGCTGGGTCGGCAAGCTGGCCTCACCCTCGTCGGCAACCAACTCGTCCTACTACTCGGGGCATGCCACCCGCGAGGCGGCACGTGTGCTGTTTATCCATGGTTTGTGGCCGGCGGCCATGGCCATCTGGAGCCGTGGTGAGCATGGCGGCCTGGCTAATCCTTATGTGGTGCGGCGGGAAAATGCCCATTGGGTAGACGGCAAATTGACCGCCGATGGCATGCCGCCAATTCCGTTCAAGTTGCTGGCGCACAAGGCCCACGAGCTGGGCTTGGTAACCGGCGTCAGCGTGCACGGTTTCAACCGCTGGAGCTGGGCCGAGGGCGAGTTCGAGATCAATGGTCAGCGTGAGCGCGTGCCGCTGGATGCCCTAGCGGTGAAATACGGTGACGGTGCCGAGGCGGCGAAGAAAGCGCAGATGAGCCGTAACGGCTTCCACCTGCTCGACCGCGTCAGCATCAACTACCCGGTCACCCAACTGAACAACGCCATGGTCACCTACTACAGCCCGGTGGCCACCCTGGTCGAGATCAAGGTCAACAAGGGCAGCGGCGAGGCACGGGTGATCAACCATCACTCCTGGCTCGAATGCGGTCGGGTGATTGTCGAGGAACTGGTGTTGGGTCAGCTCGAAGGCGGCATCGCCATGGGCATTGGCCACGCATTGCTGGAGGACATGCCGCTGTACGAAGGCGGCCCTGGCGATGGCACCTGGAACTTCAACCGCTATCAATTGCCGCGTGCCAAAGACTGCGCGGTGTGGACGCAAACCGCAGAGATTCTGCCGCCGTTATCGCCCAGCGATCCGGCCAAGGGCATTGCTGAAGTGGTGATGATTCCGGTGGTCGGCGCCATCGTCAACGCCGTGGCTCACGCTACTGGCAAGCGCTTGCGCGACCTTCCTCTGACTCCGGCCCGCATCAAGGAGGCCCTCCATGGCTAA